One Malus domestica chromosome 11, GDT2T_hap1 genomic region harbors:
- the LOC103448754 gene encoding probable beta-1,3-galactosyltransferase 14, protein MPSSPKFFHARQPPSTLRPTVLIVAFSLVFGLSGFIFGIVSILHPSQYKCLAGNARSVKVVWEKSGGGGGGGSSSTQNGLVSGVGDGNDENKRHKVMGFVGIQTGFRSTGRRQSLRKTWMPSDTQGLQRLEEATGLAFRFVIGKTKEKAKMAELSKEVAKYDDFVLLDIEEEYSKLPYKTLAFFKAAYELYDADFYVKADDDIYLRPDRLSLLLAKERSHSQTYLGCMKKGPVFTDSNLKWYEPLSYLLGSEYFLHAYGPIYALSADVVASLVALRNNSFRMFSNEDVTIGAWMLAMNVNQENNKALCSQHCTSSSIAVWDIPKCSGLCNPETKLLELHQQDSCSKTPTVESDD, encoded by the exons ATGCCTTCATCCCCCAAGTTCTTCCACGCGCGCCAACCTCCCTCCACTCTCAGACCAACAGTCCTGATCGTCGCCTTCTCCCTCGTCTTCGGACTCTCGGGGTTCATCTTCGGAATCGTCTCGATTCTCCACCCGAGCCAGTACAAGTGCCTGGCCGGCAACGCCAGATCGGTGAAGGTGGTTTGGGAGAAAAGTGGAGGCGGCGGCGGTGGCGGCAGCAGCAGCACTCAAAATGGTCTCGTTTCGGGGGTTGGAGATGGAAATGACGAGAATAAGAGGCATAAAGTCATGGGCTTTGTGGGGATACAGACCGGGTTCCGATCCACTGGTCGTAGACAGTCCTTGAGGAAGACTTGGATGCCGTCCGATACACAGGGCCTTCAACG CTTGGAAGAAGCCACTGGTTTGGCTTTCAGGTTTGTGATTGGTAAAACCAAGGAAAAAGCAAAGATGGCAGAACTCTCTAAAGAAGTGGCCAAATATGATGATTTCGTGCTATTGGATATCGAAGAGGAGTACAGCAAGCTCCCCTACAAAAC GTTGGCTTTCTTCAAAGCTGCCTATGAACTTTATGATGCTGACTTCTATGTTAAAGCTGATGACGACATATACTTAAGGCCAG ATCGCCTTTCACTGCTTTTGGCAAAAGAGCGTTCTCACTCTCAGACTTACCTTGGGTGCATGAAAAAGGGCCCAGTCTTCACTGACTCGAATCTTAAGtg GTATGAGCCACTTTCCTATTTGCTTGGAAGCGAGTACTTTCTCCATGCCTATGGTCCAATATATGCTCTTTCTGCTGATGTTGTTGCAAGTTTGGTTGCTCTTAGAAACAACAG TTTTCGAATGTTTAGCAATGAGGATGTCACGATTGGTGCATGGATGCTTGCAATGAATGTCAACCAAGAGAACAATAAAGCATTGTGCTCACAGCATTGTACATCATCATCTATTGCTGTGTGGGATATTCCGAAGTGCTCTG GGCTGTGCAACCCAGAAACCAAATTGCTAGAACTCCACCAGCAGGACAGCTGCTCAAAAACTCCGACAGTGGAATCTGATGATTAG